The Halobellus sp. MBLA0158 genome includes the window ATGCCCGAGAAACCAGACGACGATCCATTCCACGATTGCGAGTTAGATCCCGACGCGGTCCTCGGGACCCGAACCTTCCACGATGTCCTGTTCACCGACGATACCGAGACGCCGGTAAACCTGCTCACCGGCGAGACACCGGCACATTCGCAGGCCACCGTCGAAGAAGCGAAGGCGTTCGCTGCGAGTATCGATACGGACACACCACAAATCGCGCTCCCGGCCTCTGTCGAGACGCAGATCGAAACCCAGAGCAAACCCTACACCTCGGCTGCGTTCTTCCACTTCAAGGCGACCGGGTCGCTCGAACTGCACCGTGCCTACCACGCCGCCTACGAATCCGACGCGTTTAGCGTCGACTTCGAGGCCGACTACGAGTCGGGCGACCTGACGATCACCGTCGAGCAGACAGGCGATTCCTGAACGCGATCTCGCGAAGCGAGTTTTTCGAGCGCCGGCGATGGGTGCCGGCGCACCGAGCAGACAAAGCCGAGCAGCGCCCGGTGAGTCGGCGTTCCGAGGTGAACCAGATGCATATGGTCATCTACGCGCTGGTTGAAGCACCGACACAGCACGACGCATTAGTCGAGGGGAAAGCGGTCTTCGACCGTCTCGTCGGGGCGAACCCCCACGGCTGCGCCGTGTTCGACTACTACTGTACCTTCGACGAAGAGGATACCACGGTAGCTGGGAAGGCTCGCTGGGGAGACCTACCGACGGCAGCACCCATCAATTCAGAGGAGGGCGGTGAACTACTCGATCGAGCCTGGAACGCCACAAAGGAAGAGTTCCAGCGGAATCTCGACCGCGTGAAGGAGGCGCTCGACGAGCTCAGCGACGAAGCGATCATGCGCGACGAGGACCTCGCCCGACACGCCTTCCATCAGGTCGGCGCCTACGAGGGGCCATCAGTCCCGATGTACGACCAGCACGCGATGGGGATTCGCCACCGCGATCAGCTCGATCGTGTCCTCGAGGAAGAGGAAGACAGCCAGACACTCTGGATTGTCCCCGCAGACGTCCACTTCTGACTGACAATGCCCAGAATCACAAACTGGTCCCGGGAAAGTCGTACACCAACACTCGCGTATCGAAACACCGAGACTGGAGCGCGAGCCGTTCTACACCGGGCGCCGGACTCATACCGGTACAAGTGGCGCGGGGCGATTCTCGTCGACGGCTACCCGATCTGGTCGCGAGGCTTCGAGACGAAGGAGGCGACGACGTTCCGAGATGCACTTCGGGAGCGGCCAGCGCCCGAACTGAGCTGTCCGGAGTGTCCGAACGACGACATCCTCGTCGGTGAGAAGACAGCTGATGGAGCAAAGGTACAGCGCTGGTACGACTGTCCGGACTGTGGGTACGAAGCCCCCTCGCGCATCGTCTACGGCCCTGAACGCTGAGAACGTACACACGCAGGGTGTTTTTCGGCCGGGGCGGAGAGAGTGACCCGGTCGAACCGGGTCGGTCCAACAATGAGTCTCGAAGTACTCGACCGACACAGCGAGGCACTGTTCGAGTTCCTCTGGTGCCCCGTCTGCGGGCAGGAAGTGTTCACCCACATTCCCTTCGAGGGAGTGTTCTGCAAGAACTGTAACACGCAGGTCGTCCTCCAAGAGTCCCGAGAAGACCGTGGCTACGAGGAGGCTGTGCTCGCGTGCTTCGACACCGACTCAACGTGGAACCTTCACGTCGACGAGAAGCTCCGCCGCGACCTGCCTGACGGCTCGGCACGGGCAAAAATCCTCGGTGCACCGGGTGCCTATGAGATCGACTGGTGGAGTCCAGCACCTGGGGAGGATTGGGAGCCGGTCGAGCGTGGTGAATTCGACGGCGAGGAGGAGCCAGACGAGGTGTCACATCTCGCGTAGCGGATAGCAATCCCGCTACGACTGCGTAGTGTTGTTCCTGCGCCGGCGATGGGTGCCGGCGCACACGCGCCGGCGAGTACCGATGTCGACACGGAGTCAACTCCGATTCGTCCAACGAGTCGAACAGACCGGTGAGACAGATGGCAGCGCCGACCGCGTCGCGCAGGTGTACCGGCATTCGGACGGCTACCCGGGGAGCGTCCTCCGGGATCTCACAAAGCTGAAGGAGCTGCTCGATGCGACCCGTGCAGAGCGGGGACCGGGCTACACGGCGGCGACCTTCGTGTTCCTCGACAAGCTCTCGACAGTCGACCTCTATCTGGATGGTGACCCAGAGCGAACGATCGACGCGGCTCAGCCAGCGGATCTCCTTGAGCCGTCCAATATGGAGCATCTCGACCAGCCGCTGTTCCTGCTGGGCCACGGCGTCGAGAATCCGGCCGATGGCATCCACGGCGACGAAGAATACCTTTACGTGGTGGAACTCCCGACGGAGAACCCGCTCGACGAGCCGACCGAGTGGACAGTCAAAGTAAGCGGTCACTCCGCGTTCCCCCGCTGGGACGGCCCGACCGACGAAGCCTTCGAGCGGGCGAGCTGGCAGTTCCACGGGTCGCTCGAGGACGCGCTCGCAGAGCTGGTCCGGGACGAAGCAGTCGTCAAGTAAAATCCCAAATCATATTTATATATTTAGGATTTAGATAGACACAGATGATTTCGAAGGCCGGACTCGCCGTGGTTGACGCGCTGAGTACCGGCCGTGAAGCAACACCGGAGGAACTCACGACGGAAACCGGTTATTCACGAGACCATCTGTACGACGTACTCGACGAATTGCTCGCAGCGGGATTGCTCACAGAAACCCGTGGGTCCAGCAATCAGCGTCGTGTCCGCATCGCGGAACATCCAGTTACCGAAGCGTATCGAACGCTGCTGTCGGAGTTCAGCCACGTGGACTGGACGGAACTGCTCTCCCCAGCCACACTCCGCGTGTGTTGGTATCTCGATAGACCACGACACATCGCTGATATCGCAGACCGACTCGGAATCACCCGACAAGGTGTCCATAGCGCGTTATCGCCGCTCAAGCACCGAGCGTTACTCTCCCAATCCGATTCGAAGTACGCCCTCCGGGACGAGGTCTCGCCGCTGTTGGCGTTCATCCGGGCTACTGTAGAACACGAACATCGAGCTCGAGTCCGGGAAATCGCTCCCAGTGCCACGATCGCGTGGTGCGATCCGAAGCGAGCACTCGTTCGCCTACAGACCGACGAGGATACGGACGCACTCCAAGCAGCTCCGGACTGAGAGATGACCGGACTGGGTCGGTTTGCAGCGTATGGTTTACAGTTTTTCCTCGCCGGCGAGCCTCCGTTCTGGTATGCTCCGGACGAAGACCTAACGCCTGCTGAAGTCGTATGCCATACGCTCCTTCTGGATAGCGGATCTCGGCGGGTCAGCTATTCGATGCTGCTGATCGAGGCGGAGGATATCGATCAGGAGACACTCGTCGAGGCCGCACGGTGGTACGACCTGAAACCCACTGTGAAAGCGTTGTATCGGCCACTTCAGGGCGACTTCGACAGGACAGATGATCTGCCAGTCATCCTCCCAAAAAAGGACGAATATATGGCACTCAAAGACCAGTACGGAGTCGCGTAACACCAACCCCGCAGTCTGGCGGAAAATTGCGACGGGTTAGATGATGCCGCCGATCACGAGTAGTCCGACAACGAGCAGCAGCGTCGCAACCACGCTCCCGCCAGCCAGCAGCTTGTTCTCCATCGCCTTCTCGTGGATCGGCATCTCGGCGTACTCCTCGCGGAACGCCTCGAGGTTCTCCTCGTCGTAGAAGTACTTCCTCTTCAGCGCGAACCGGTCGGTCACTGCACAGCCGGTACAGACCGGGTCC containing:
- a CDS encoding DUF7567 family protein, which produces MSLEVLDRHSEALFEFLWCPVCGQEVFTHIPFEGVFCKNCNTQVVLQESREDRGYEEAVLACFDTDSTWNLHVDEKLRRDLPDGSARAKILGAPGAYEIDWWSPAPGEDWEPVERGEFDGEEEPDEVSHLA
- a CDS encoding DUF7568 family protein; translated protein: MPRITNWSRESRTPTLAYRNTETGARAVLHRAPDSYRYKWRGAILVDGYPIWSRGFETKEATTFRDALRERPAPELSCPECPNDDILVGEKTADGAKVQRWYDCPDCGYEAPSRIVYGPER